CAGCTTGGCCATCACTTCAGCCTTTCGCGCTTCGGCTTCTTCACGGGTTGGGAACGGCCCCATCAGCACCACGGGCTTGCCTTCGCGGTACTCGACCGAGGACGGGATGCCCTTTTCAATCAGGCGGGCGGTCATGTCGCTCAAGGCGCCCATGTTCGCGCCCTGGATCACTTCGACATCCCAGCCTTCTGGTGCAGGCTGGCCAGCCAGGGCCTCGGCACGACGCTGCAGCTCGGCACCGCCGCACAGCTCGCGGATGCGCAGGTTGTTGCCGTTGTCGTCGACAATGATTTCGTACTGGCCGTTGTCACCCTTGATGGCCACGTAGCTGCGATACGCTTCGTACTGGCCGACATCGTCCTTGCCGCGCACCTGGCCGCAGATGGTGCCTTTGGTGTCGATCCGCACGTTGCCGAACTTGGCGGTCTTGGGGTTGTGCAGGTGCTCGGCCACTTGGTTGTGCACACCTTCCACTTCATTTTCACAGCCCGCCAGGGCCAGCACTGCCATTACCACTGCCAGTTTGCGCACGCGTGTACCTCCAGATTCGAAGGGGCGGATTCTAGCATGGCGGGCGGTGCGGGATTACGGGAGGTTCGGGTAGAGCGTGTCTGGAGATGTCTGGATCGCGGAGGATGGCACGGGCGTTGCCCGTGTTCGCGGGGCGAGCCCGCTCCCACAATGCAAAAAGGGCGATCCTTTCGGATCGCCCTTCTCGATGTTTGGTAGGCACAATTGGACTCGAACCAACGACCCCCACCATGTCAAGGTGGTGCTCTAACCAACTGAGCTATGTGCCTGTCGTGTGGTGCGCATATTAGTGACCGAATGCGTACCTGTAAAGCGCTTTTTTCAAAAAAATCAAAAACTTTCAGCAGCCGGCCAAAGAAGCCGAGACTTGGCCAAAATGCAAAAAGGGCGACCCTTGCGGATCGCCCCTTCTGATGTTTGGTAGGCACAATTGGACTCGAACCAACGACCCCCACCATGTCAAGGTGGTGCTCTAACCAACTGAGCTATGTGCCTGTCGTGGGGCGCATTCTACGCATTCCAAAATCGCTGTCAACACTTTTTTTGGCGCTAACCCTCTGATACTTAAACGCTTTATAGAGAAGCACCGTTCAGCAGCCAGTAAAGGATTTTCAACAGACGACTAGCGGGTGTTTATTATTATTGATAGCATCGGTACATTCGTTAAAAATATAAAACACGAGGTTTCTCGAGCATGGCCAACACCCCCTACCCCCAGTCCTACTACGCCGCCTCGGCCAACCCGGTGCCGCCACGTCCGGCGCTGCAGGGTGAGGTGGAAACCGATGTGTGCATCATCGGCGCCGGCTACACCGGCCTGTCCAGCGCGCTGTTCCTGCTGGAAAACGGCTTCAAGGTGAGCATCGTCGAGGCCGCCAAGGTCGGCTTCGGCGCTTCGGGCCGCAACGGTGGCCAGATCGTCAACAGCTACAGCCGCGACATCGACGTGATCGAGCGCACCGTGGGCCCCAAGCAGGCACAACTGCTGGGCCACATGGCGTTCGAAGGCGGCCGCATCATTCGTGAGCGCGTGGCCAAGTACAACATCCAGTGCGACCTGAAGGACGGTGGCGTGTTCGCCGCCCTGACGTCCAAGCAGATGGGCCACCTGGAATCGCAAAAGCGCCTGTGGGAACGCTTTGGCCACACCCAGCTTGAGCTGATGGACCAGAAGCGCATCCGTGAAGTGGTGGCCTGCGACAGCTACATCGGCGGCATGCTGGACATGAGCGGTGGCCACATCCACCCGCTGAACCTGGCCTTGGGCGAAGCGGCCGCGGTCGAGTCGCTGGGCGGCATCATCTATGAGCAAACCCCGGCCGTGCGCATCGAGCGCGGCGCCAACCCGGTGGTGCACACCCCGCAAGGTAAAGTGCGCGCCAAGTTCATCATCGTGGCCGGCAACGCCTACCTGGGCAACCTGGTACCAGAGCTGGCCGCCAAGTCGATGCCCTGCGGCACTCAGGTCATCACCACCGAGC
The genomic region above belongs to Pseudomonas sp. PSKL.D1 and contains:
- a CDS encoding NAD(P)/FAD-dependent oxidoreductase, coding for MANTPYPQSYYAASANPVPPRPALQGEVETDVCIIGAGYTGLSSALFLLENGFKVSIVEAAKVGFGASGRNGGQIVNSYSRDIDVIERTVGPKQAQLLGHMAFEGGRIIRERVAKYNIQCDLKDGGVFAALTSKQMGHLESQKRLWERFGHTQLELMDQKRIREVVACDSYIGGMLDMSGGHIHPLNLALGEAAAVESLGGIIYEQTPAVRIERGANPVVHTPQGKVRAKFIIVAGNAYLGNLVPELAAKSMPCGTQVITTEPLGDELARTLLPQDYCVEDCNYLLDYYRLTSDKRLIFGGGVVYGARDPANIEAIIRPKMLKAFPQLKNVKIDYAWTGNFLLTLSRLPQVGRIGDNIYYSQGCSGHGVTYTHLAGKVLAEALRGQAERFDAFAGLPHYPFPGGQMLRVPFSAIGAWYYSLRDRLGF
- a CDS encoding SPOR domain-containing protein, whose protein sequence is MRKLAVVMAVLALAGCENEVEGVHNQVAEHLHNPKTAKFGNVRIDTKGTICGQVRGKDDVGQYEAYRSYVAIKGDNGQYEIIVDDNGNNLRIRELCGGAELQRRAEALAGQPAPEGWDVEVIQGANMGALSDMTARLIEKGIPSSVEYREGKPVVLMGPFPTREEAEARKAEVMAKLGTDSVVIQHGAQR